A region from the Prosthecobacter algae genome encodes:
- the aspS gene encoding aspartate--tRNA ligase, which yields MIPNAYRSLHCNAVRPEHIGQTVTLCGWVNSARDHGGVIFIDLRDREGLTQVVFRPEENAEVAAQSHVLRDEDVVQIIGKVSARLTGTENAKLPTGSVEVVALELKVLNKSDVLPFHLDRELSNEDMRMKYRYLDLRRERMNKNIRTRHKITNAARNYLDGNGFVEVETPILSNPTPEGARDFLVPARLSPSKFFALPQAPQQYKQLLMVAGLERYFQIARCFRDEDLRADRQPEFTQIDIEASFIEQNDIVTLVEGLLGSMFKAGQGVDIPTSFPRITYQEAMDRYGSDKPDTRYGLEITDMADVFAESGFKIFRSTLENGGVVRAINAKGFAGITTGQMIRLNELAIQAGMKVKQLAFIKIENGEYKSPLWKFFGEVEQKALVEKMNGEEGDIIFFYAGTWEDACNILGKVRLEIASMMQLTKGSTALNFLWVVDFPLLAYSPEDQSWVAVHHPFTRPKAEDVPLLEAGEYGKVRAEAYDVVLNGYELGGGSIRIHESDLQAKMFSVLGVTPEEQQLKFSHILEAFKFGAPPHGGLALGLDRIAMLVCGEDSIREVIAFPKNNKACDLMTDSPTNVDFKALRELYIQSTWKEKKAEAAAGTVPGAPII from the coding sequence ATGATTCCGAACGCCTACCGCTCCCTTCACTGCAACGCCGTCCGCCCAGAGCACATCGGCCAGACCGTCACACTTTGTGGCTGGGTGAATTCGGCCCGTGATCATGGCGGCGTGATCTTCATTGACCTGCGCGACCGCGAAGGCCTCACCCAGGTGGTTTTCCGCCCGGAAGAAAACGCGGAAGTCGCTGCCCAAAGCCATGTCCTGCGTGACGAAGACGTGGTGCAGATCATCGGCAAAGTTTCCGCCCGCCTCACCGGTACGGAAAACGCCAAGCTGCCAACGGGCAGTGTTGAAGTGGTGGCCCTGGAACTCAAGGTGCTGAACAAGTCCGACGTGCTGCCTTTCCATCTGGATCGTGAGCTGTCCAACGAGGACATGCGCATGAAGTACCGTTACCTGGACCTGCGCCGTGAGCGGATGAACAAAAACATCCGCACGCGTCACAAGATCACCAACGCAGCCCGCAACTACCTGGACGGCAACGGCTTTGTGGAAGTGGAGACCCCCATCCTTTCCAACCCGACCCCCGAAGGTGCCCGCGATTTCCTGGTGCCGGCGCGTCTCAGCCCGAGCAAGTTTTTTGCCCTGCCTCAGGCCCCGCAGCAGTACAAGCAGCTCCTCATGGTGGCTGGCCTGGAGCGCTATTTCCAGATCGCCCGTTGCTTCCGCGATGAAGATCTGCGCGCCGACCGTCAGCCTGAGTTCACTCAGATTGACATCGAGGCCAGCTTCATTGAGCAGAACGACATTGTGACCCTCGTCGAAGGTTTGCTCGGCAGCATGTTCAAAGCCGGACAGGGCGTGGACATCCCCACTTCGTTCCCGCGCATCACTTACCAGGAAGCCATGGACCGTTACGGCTCTGACAAGCCGGACACCCGTTACGGCCTTGAGATCACGGACATGGCCGATGTGTTCGCGGAGAGCGGCTTCAAAATTTTCCGCAGCACGCTGGAAAACGGCGGTGTGGTGCGTGCCATCAACGCCAAGGGCTTCGCGGGCATCACCACCGGGCAGATGATTCGCCTGAACGAACTGGCGATCCAGGCTGGCATGAAGGTGAAGCAGCTGGCTTTCATCAAAATCGAAAACGGTGAGTACAAGTCTCCGCTGTGGAAGTTCTTTGGTGAGGTCGAGCAGAAGGCCCTCGTCGAGAAGATGAATGGCGAAGAAGGCGACATCATTTTCTTCTATGCCGGCACCTGGGAAGACGCCTGCAACATCCTGGGCAAGGTCCGTCTGGAAATCGCCAGCATGATGCAACTGACGAAGGGCAGCACCGCGCTGAACTTCCTCTGGGTCGTGGACTTCCCGCTCCTGGCCTACAGCCCTGAAGACCAGAGCTGGGTGGCGGTGCATCACCCCTTCACCCGCCCGAAGGCGGAGGACGTGCCGCTGCTGGAAGCTGGCGAATACGGCAAGGTGCGTGCAGAAGCCTATGACGTGGTCCTCAACGGCTACGAACTCGGCGGCGGCTCCATCCGAATCCACGAAAGCGACCTCCAGGCCAAGATGTTCAGCGTTCTCGGCGTCACGCCTGAGGAACAGCAGCTCAAGTTCAGCCACATCCTGGAAGCCTTCAAATTTGGCGCACCTCCGCACGGTGGTCTCGCCCTCGGTTTGGACCGCATCGCCATGCTGGTTTGCGGTGAAGACAGCATCCGCGAGGTGATTGCCTTCCCGAAAAACAACAAGGCCTGCGACCTCATGACCGACAGCCCTACGAACGTGGACTTCAAAGCCCTCCGCGAGCTCTACATCCAGAGCACTTGGAAGGAAAAGAAGGCCGAGGCCGCGGCGGGGACCGTGCCCGGGGCACCGATTATCTGA
- a CDS encoding C40 family peptidase, whose translation MKRILTFALVAFAAMTQAQTSEKKGSKSGSSSKAAAEKSSAAKPKADAAKADTKESDAIKEGPSTEGPAVAAVSSIEVEDIQNFEHYAPQIQQLIRKSLGLTKLNLTYTFGSADPKKGGMDCSGTIYYVLHDFGFKGVPRQSNEMAAWVKDKTLLHRVQKADALTHPEFSALQPGDLLFWSGTYTTAPREIPVTHVMLYLGKLKNSGKHVVFGASDGRAYQGKRRTGVSVFDFSLPKSTSSASFYGFGMIPGVGKIEIKPEPPKPEVVVATSTETVAADDAGKMAQPSKVAESPPEQKTDISKSESPGGKKTEVASSKAPASKPDLPPAKKEMVETSVASVSEEVRPAIRVESETKSMASTSSEKAEADKPATSSKSKASADKPSSAKVASTSKSAPAKPKSTTQNRSTTTKSKSVAKAKPAPPPPTPLDKAKRAAGDFFEDVKRSLPSGR comes from the coding sequence ATGAAACGAATCTTAACGTTCGCTCTGGTGGCTTTTGCCGCGATGACGCAGGCCCAGACTTCCGAGAAAAAGGGCAGCAAGTCCGGCTCTTCCTCCAAAGCTGCTGCGGAGAAGAGCAGTGCAGCCAAACCGAAGGCGGATGCGGCCAAAGCTGACACCAAGGAATCCGATGCCATCAAGGAAGGGCCATCTACGGAAGGCCCCGCTGTGGCAGCCGTCAGCAGCATTGAAGTGGAAGACATCCAGAATTTCGAACACTACGCGCCTCAGATCCAGCAGCTCATTCGCAAATCGCTGGGTCTCACCAAACTCAACCTGACCTACACCTTTGGTTCGGCGGATCCGAAGAAAGGGGGGATGGATTGTTCCGGCACCATTTATTATGTGCTGCATGATTTTGGATTCAAAGGCGTGCCCCGGCAATCGAATGAGATGGCGGCTTGGGTGAAGGATAAGACCTTGCTGCACCGTGTCCAGAAGGCCGATGCCCTGACGCACCCCGAATTCTCGGCTCTCCAGCCGGGGGACCTGCTTTTCTGGTCCGGCACTTACACAACCGCTCCGCGTGAAATCCCAGTGACCCACGTCATGCTCTATTTGGGCAAGCTGAAAAATAGCGGCAAGCATGTGGTCTTTGGTGCCAGCGATGGCCGTGCGTATCAGGGCAAACGCCGCACAGGCGTGAGTGTCTTTGATTTCTCTCTGCCTAAGTCCACCAGCTCCGCCAGCTTCTATGGTTTTGGCATGATCCCTGGAGTGGGCAAGATCGAGATCAAACCTGAGCCTCCTAAACCGGAAGTGGTAGTGGCGACTTCTACCGAAACCGTCGCTGCTGACGACGCTGGAAAGATGGCCCAGCCCTCTAAGGTCGCCGAGTCCCCGCCTGAACAGAAAACAGACATTTCCAAATCTGAGAGCCCGGGGGGCAAGAAGACTGAAGTCGCTTCCAGCAAAGCCCCGGCCTCGAAACCGGACCTGCCGCCTGCTAAAAAGGAGATGGTGGAAACTTCCGTGGCGTCGGTTTCTGAGGAGGTCCGTCCGGCGATTCGTGTGGAGTCGGAGACCAAGTCCATGGCTTCAACCTCTTCTGAGAAAGCTGAGGCAGACAAGCCTGCGACCTCTTCGAAATCCAAGGCTTCGGCAGACAAGCCGTCGTCGGCCAAGGTAGCGAGCACCTCAAAATCAGCTCCCGCGAAGCCGAAGAGCACGACTCAGAACCGCTCGACAACGACCAAGTCAAAGTCGGTGGCGAAGGCAAAACCCGCACCGCCGCCCCCCACTCCTTTGGACAAAGCTAAAAGGGCCGCAGGTGACTTTTTTGAAGATGTTAAAAGGTCGCTCCCGTCCGGACGATGA
- a CDS encoding PQQ-binding-like beta-propeller repeat protein, whose product MKVTFALALLFATFASAKTDWSRFRGPNGTGVAETSGLPESVTAESTLWKVELDKGWSSPVLWEDKIFVTAETGPGKHAVIALSAKDGSELWRHEESFAEHKKHNFNSFASSSVFVDAERIYVNWGTGTTIQALALDHSGKQVWKNEHVADYIHEHGTGISPIVVDGIMIVRSEFDWQRDGKVYTEDPEQQKWKSCVVGLDSKTGKQVWRLEIPNCLNTYSTPVLNVRADGKKEIICTNNASGVMGIDPATGKINWQHNEGYKQRSLGSGVLHDGVYFCTFGTGGGVKEFAAIDITGAKPKPVNFTFSKGLPYVPSPLVMGDNMYLLGDGGILKTVKFKTGELIYEERVNGSSGSSKFFSSPVAGDGKIYCGSQQGDLIVLKAGDKFEQLSANKLDSTINATPAIGDGRIYVRTEKMLWCIGAKGSPLP is encoded by the coding sequence ATGAAAGTCACCTTCGCCCTTGCCCTCCTGTTTGCCACTTTCGCCTCAGCCAAGACGGACTGGAGCCGCTTTCGTGGACCTAACGGCACGGGGGTGGCTGAAACCAGCGGCCTACCAGAGTCAGTAACGGCGGAATCGACGCTCTGGAAGGTGGAACTGGACAAGGGGTGGTCTTCCCCTGTCCTTTGGGAGGACAAAATTTTCGTCACGGCAGAAACCGGCCCAGGAAAACATGCGGTGATTGCCCTGAGCGCTAAAGACGGCAGCGAGCTGTGGCGGCACGAAGAAAGCTTTGCGGAGCATAAAAAGCATAATTTCAACAGCTTTGCCAGCAGCTCGGTCTTTGTGGATGCAGAGCGCATTTACGTGAACTGGGGGACGGGCACGACCATTCAGGCCCTGGCCTTGGACCACAGCGGCAAACAGGTGTGGAAGAATGAGCATGTGGCCGATTACATCCATGAGCACGGGACGGGGATTTCTCCCATCGTCGTGGACGGCATCATGATTGTGCGCAGCGAGTTCGACTGGCAGCGTGACGGGAAGGTTTACACCGAGGACCCTGAGCAACAAAAATGGAAAAGCTGCGTGGTGGGCCTGGATTCCAAGACGGGCAAGCAGGTCTGGCGTCTGGAAATTCCGAATTGCCTGAACACCTACTCCACCCCTGTGCTGAATGTGCGGGCCGATGGCAAAAAGGAAATCATCTGCACCAACAATGCGAGTGGCGTGATGGGCATTGACCCGGCCACGGGTAAGATCAACTGGCAGCATAACGAAGGCTACAAGCAGCGCAGCCTCGGCTCCGGCGTCCTGCATGATGGTGTGTACTTCTGCACTTTCGGCACAGGTGGCGGAGTGAAGGAATTTGCCGCTATCGACATCACTGGCGCCAAGCCCAAGCCTGTGAACTTCACCTTCAGCAAGGGGCTGCCCTATGTGCCCTCACCGCTGGTGATGGGTGACAACATGTATCTCCTGGGTGATGGCGGCATCTTGAAGACCGTCAAATTCAAGACGGGCGAACTCATCTACGAAGAGCGTGTGAATGGCAGCAGCGGCAGCAGCAAGTTCTTCAGCAGCCCGGTGGCCGGCGATGGCAAAATCTACTGCGGCAGCCAGCAGGGCGATCTCATCGTCCTGAAAGCCGGTGACAAGTTTGAGCAGCTTTCTGCCAACAAACTCGACAGCACCATCAATGCGACTCCCGCCATTGGCGACGGCCGCATCTATGTGCGCACGGAGAAGATGCTCTGGTGCATCGGGGCGAAGGGTTCCCCGCTGCCATAA
- a CDS encoding RNA-binding protein: MSDTTTQGNNRRRRNRGGRNRPGSNSQGPRPGSTPRAGHQEPTGLQKFLSAISFGLLGKTKSLPRAATPQPRSTSNSSPRSESSGNRENRDRDSRPPREAKPRREPASVSPADITTERLYVGNLSYDATESDLFELFSGLGSVRNCEVVVNNRTQRSKGFAFVTMGSVDEARRAVQELGGKDFMNRALQLSGAKPIGSGEGRDSRDDESSDN, encoded by the coding sequence ATGTCAGACACGACTACCCAAGGAAACAATCGCCGCCGCCGCAACCGTGGTGGCCGCAATCGCCCAGGCTCTAACAGCCAGGGTCCACGCCCAGGCAGCACCCCACGTGCCGGCCACCAGGAGCCAACCGGCCTTCAGAAATTCCTCAGCGCCATCTCCTTTGGCCTGCTCGGCAAAACCAAGTCCCTTCCCCGTGCTGCCACCCCGCAGCCACGGAGCACCAGCAACAGCAGCCCCCGCTCGGAATCTTCCGGCAACCGCGAAAACCGCGACCGTGACAGCCGCCCACCGCGCGAGGCCAAACCCCGTCGTGAGCCAGCCTCCGTCAGTCCGGCCGACATCACCACCGAGCGTCTCTACGTCGGCAACCTGTCCTATGATGCCACCGAGAGCGACCTTTTCGAGCTCTTCAGCGGTCTGGGCAGCGTGCGCAACTGCGAAGTCGTGGTGAACAACCGCACCCAGCGTTCCAAAGGCTTCGCCTTCGTCACCATGGGCAGCGTGGATGAAGCTCGCCGTGCCGTTCAGGAACTGGGTGGCAAAGATTTCATGAATCGCGCCCTCCAGCTCAGCGGAGCCAAGCCGATCGGCTCTGGCGAAGGCCGCGACAGCCGCGACGACGAAAGCAGCGACAATTAA
- a CDS encoding sterol desaturase family protein translates to MHRPFGGFQYAFRAHAVVHHQVFKADHTYHLIHDHDKETIPMAWWNGPVLILLSAIPFALVSWFIGQWGLVTGAAIGMTSYYVMYERIHWCMHLPKSRRLEQSWLFRRLNGHHLLHHRYMHKNFNVVFPLADLCLGTLMLRAKTRFAQAMGPSVPDVQPRA, encoded by the coding sequence ATGCACCGTCCCTTCGGTGGATTTCAATATGCCTTCCGCGCCCATGCCGTGGTTCACCATCAGGTCTTCAAGGCGGACCACACCTACCACCTCATTCATGACCATGACAAGGAGACCATACCCATGGCATGGTGGAATGGCCCGGTTCTCATCCTGCTGAGCGCCATCCCTTTTGCCCTCGTTTCCTGGTTCATCGGCCAGTGGGGCCTCGTCACGGGAGCCGCCATCGGCATGACCAGCTACTACGTCATGTATGAGCGCATCCACTGGTGCATGCACTTGCCAAAGTCGCGTCGCCTGGAGCAGTCCTGGCTCTTCCGTCGTCTGAATGGCCACCACCTTCTGCATCACCGCTACATGCACAAAAACTTCAATGTGGTCTTCCCTCTGGCGGATCTTTGCCTGGGCACCCTCATGCTACGCGCCAAGACTCGCTTTGCCCAGGCCATGGGCCCCTCCGTCCCTGACGTGCAGCCCCGGGCCTGA
- the trxB gene encoding thioredoxin-disulfide reductase, producing MENVIIIGTGCAGFTAAIYTGRANLNPLILSGNQPGGQLTTTTEVENFPGFPNGIMGPELMMNMQSQAEKFGARIEYTLVNSVKKTAEGHFEVVSDDGTVREARTVIIATGASPKHLGLPNEKGLIGHGLTSCATCDGAFYRNVPVCVIGGGDSACEEAGFLTKFASKVYLIHRRDTLRASKIMADRALANPKIEPVWDSTVCEYLTDEKGEMRAVMLENLVTGEKRELELKCVFVAIGHVPNAGFLGDLVDTDEGGYILQTQGTRTKTEGLFAAGDVADHVYRQAITAAGQGCAAALEAERYLADIGVH from the coding sequence ATGGAAAACGTCATCATCATCGGCACCGGCTGCGCGGGTTTCACCGCCGCCATTTACACGGGACGCGCAAATTTGAACCCTCTGATTCTTTCTGGCAACCAGCCGGGTGGGCAGTTGACCACGACCACGGAAGTGGAAAACTTCCCCGGTTTCCCGAATGGCATCATGGGGCCTGAGCTGATGATGAACATGCAGTCGCAGGCGGAAAAATTCGGGGCACGCATCGAGTATACCTTGGTCAACAGCGTGAAAAAGACGGCGGAAGGCCATTTCGAAGTGGTGAGCGACGATGGCACGGTGCGTGAGGCACGCACGGTGATCATTGCTACCGGAGCTTCCCCCAAGCACCTGGGCCTGCCTAATGAAAAGGGCCTGATCGGCCATGGCCTGACGAGCTGCGCGACCTGTGACGGCGCTTTTTACCGCAATGTGCCGGTGTGCGTCATCGGTGGTGGCGACAGCGCCTGTGAAGAGGCGGGCTTTTTGACCAAGTTCGCGAGCAAGGTCTATCTGATCCATCGCCGCGATACCCTGCGTGCCTCGAAAATCATGGCGGACCGCGCACTGGCCAATCCAAAGATCGAACCCGTGTGGGACAGCACCGTGTGCGAGTACCTGACCGACGAAAAAGGCGAGATGCGCGCCGTGATGCTGGAAAACCTGGTGACGGGTGAAAAGCGCGAACTGGAACTGAAGTGCGTGTTTGTGGCAATCGGCCATGTGCCCAACGCTGGCTTCCTGGGAGACCTAGTGGACACGGACGAAGGTGGCTACATCCTGCAGACCCAGGGCACCCGCACTAAGACGGAAGGCCTCTTTGCTGCTGGTGACGTGGCTGACCACGTTTACCGCCAGGCCATCACCGCCGCAGGGCAGGGATGCGCAGCGGCGCTGGAAGCCGAGCGTTACCTCGCTGACATCGGCGTGCATTGA
- a CDS encoding MFS transporter — protein MDVPTSRSKLALLFFCTAMPMGMWSVPLANIYTAYGRGHLVPWVLATTAVAAFISPLFVGALADQKLSPTLLLRWLALATGAALALTCTSLALGWSDSAVLVCAQIQALVATPVWSIASSIVFSQLHSPKVQFGPLRACATFGWMAGCWIVSLVLHADESLVAGYTAAGLWLVVMGLSWMLPLIQPADIQEKRSFRQILGLDALDLLRHRDHRVVFITAALYSIPLAAFYPYTARHLKDLGTQNISAVISLAQTTEIIAMLLLAGVLARIRLKWVFLGGIIICVLRYAINALDTQGWIMVGTTLHGLAFTLYFITTQIYLEERIDRKWRVRAQALLYLLMSGVGNLIGYLGGGWWYAACTHSGITDWTRFWLGESALTALVCLFFAFAYRGIHAAK, from the coding sequence GTGGACGTCCCCACCAGCCGCAGCAAGCTCGCCCTTCTCTTCTTTTGCACCGCCATGCCCATGGGGATGTGGAGCGTGCCGCTCGCCAACATCTACACCGCCTATGGGCGCGGGCATCTGGTCCCCTGGGTTCTAGCCACCACGGCCGTTGCCGCTTTTATTTCGCCCCTCTTTGTCGGCGCCCTGGCAGATCAAAAACTCTCCCCCACCCTCCTGCTCCGCTGGCTGGCCCTGGCCACTGGTGCCGCCCTGGCCCTCACCTGCACTTCCCTGGCCCTGGGCTGGAGCGACTCCGCCGTGCTCGTTTGCGCCCAGATCCAGGCCCTCGTGGCCACCCCAGTCTGGAGCATCGCCAGCAGCATCGTCTTTTCCCAGCTCCACAGTCCCAAAGTCCAGTTTGGCCCCCTGCGTGCCTGCGCCACCTTTGGCTGGATGGCGGGGTGCTGGATCGTCTCTCTCGTCCTCCATGCCGATGAATCCCTCGTCGCAGGCTACACGGCCGCCGGGCTCTGGCTCGTCGTCATGGGCCTTTCCTGGATGCTGCCCCTCATCCAGCCGGCCGACATTCAGGAAAAACGCAGCTTCCGCCAGATCCTCGGCCTCGATGCCCTGGATCTTCTCCGCCATCGCGACCACCGAGTCGTCTTCATCACCGCCGCCCTTTACAGCATCCCGCTCGCCGCCTTTTACCCCTACACAGCGCGGCACCTGAAAGACCTCGGCACCCAGAACATCTCCGCCGTCATCTCCCTCGCCCAGACCACGGAGATCATCGCCATGCTGCTCCTTGCCGGCGTCCTGGCCCGCATCCGGCTGAAATGGGTCTTCCTCGGCGGCATCATCATCTGTGTCCTACGCTACGCGATCAATGCGCTGGATACCCAGGGCTGGATCATGGTCGGTACCACCCTTCACGGCCTCGCCTTCACCCTCTACTTCATCACCACCCAGATCTACCTGGAAGAGCGCATTGACCGCAAATGGCGTGTCCGCGCCCAGGCCCTGCTCTACCTCCTCATGAGCGGTGTGGGCAACCTCATCGGTTACCTCGGTGGCGGCTGGTGGTATGCCGCCTGCACCCACAGCGGCATCACAGACTGGACCCGCTTCTGGTTAGGGGAATCCGCCCTCACGGCCCTCGTCTGCCTCTTCTTTGCCTTCGCCTATCGCGGCATCCACGCGGCGAAATAA
- a CDS encoding rhodanese-like domain-containing protein, whose translation MKKLLALALSLIAASAMAAEYPDISISDLKTAIAEKKVTVIDVNGSDSFTAGRVPTAVDFEAKGGELEKVLPADKNALVVAYCGGPSCNAYKAAAKKATALGYTNVKHLSAGISGWKKAGETLEK comes from the coding sequence ATGAAGAAACTGCTCGCACTCGCACTCTCCCTCATCGCCGCCTCCGCAATGGCCGCTGAGTATCCGGACATCAGCATCTCCGACCTGAAGACCGCCATCGCTGAGAAGAAAGTCACTGTCATTGATGTCAATGGCTCCGACTCCTTCACGGCAGGCCGCGTGCCAACCGCAGTGGACTTCGAAGCCAAAGGTGGCGAACTCGAGAAAGTCCTTCCTGCTGACAAGAACGCCCTCGTCGTCGCTTATTGTGGCGGCCCTAGCTGCAACGCCTACAAGGCTGCTGCCAAGAAGGCCACCGCCCTGGGCTACACCAACGTGAAGCACCTTTCCGCTGGCATCTCCGGCTGGAAAAAGGCTGGCGAAACCCTGGAGAAGTAA